One region of Culex pipiens pallens isolate TS chromosome 2, TS_CPP_V2, whole genome shotgun sequence genomic DNA includes:
- the LOC120415593 gene encoding uncharacterized protein LOC120415593 — MFGFGWIVVGLLGAVVGGVRADLGLNQEVPDLAVKVEDAIGLGVEPLLEVNATIEVDPALDPTGALGAIVGVINVVNGSIGEVLAATGNAVLDSTGPPNSVFSHVFRANINAEINMQNAIASAVPLRAILRKSVYQAIEGNLSVIQNQIKNLTSVYTELGAAANTITLFPNRSRDISTEITPKLVNRLAAVLGDISSKVANLADLFPDIVMKQIAAVGYFSAANATTNSAVSKVRAQLSMFNSSISTTIANLTATAGVLAGNISQAYVPITSAAQNFNGGDISNLTAFLDLVDSHSNDLVQNITLSMVDLQDYIDELLANETRDATGAVCNGIRNLTDSALLTVSDFSTACSNRYQAQLQRALLQVNRLAGCPEITPLEDFYLLLDSLLTSVRTDSVAITASQILGCSNTLGACSSTYFSVFPDLTQETHIQLQLVHNAIVFKIRALALRIGTCAEAVTADVQEIVQQIVSSYAACLETGN, encoded by the exons ATGTTCGGGTTCGGGTGGATTGTTGTGGGACTTTTGGGCGCGGTGGTGGGTGGAGTTCGAGCGGATCTTGGGCTGAACCAGGAGGTGCCCGACTTGGCGGTGAAGGTGGAGGATGCCATTGGGTTGGGGGTTGAGCCGTTGCTGGAGGTGAACGCCACGATCGAGGTTGATCCGGCGTTGGATCCGACCGGAGCTTTGGGTGCTATTGTGGGGGTGATTAATGTGGTTAATGGAAGCATTGGAGAGGTGCTTGCCGCGACCGGGAATGCAGTTTTGGATAGTACTGGACCGCCGAATAGTGTGTTTAGTCACGTGTTTAGAGCGAATATTAATGCTGAGATAAACATGCAGAATGCGATTGCTAGTGCCGTTCCGTTGAGGGCGATTTTGAGGAAGTCGGTGTACCAAGCTATTGAAGGGAATTTGAGTGTGATCCAGAATCAGATCAAGAACCTGACCTCGGTGTACACGGAGCTTGGAGCAGCTGCAAATACGATTACGCTGTTTCCGAACAGAAGCAGAGACATCAGTACTGAGATCACTCCGAAGTTGGTGAACAGGCTGGCCGCTGTCCTCGGTGATATCTCAAGCAAGGTAGCGAATCTGGCGGATTTGTTCCCGGATATTGTTATGAAACAGATTGCCGCAGTTGGGTACTTCTCAGCTGCGAACGCCACAACAAACAGCGCCGTAAGCAAAGTTAGAGCTCAGCTGAGCATGTTCAACAGCTCGATATCTACGACGATCGCAAACCTGACCGCGACGGCCGGAGTGTTGGCCGGCAACATCAGCCAAGCGTACGTCCCGATTACATCTGCTGCGCAGAACTTCAACGGTGGGGACATCAGCAACTTGACCGCCTTCTTGGATCTGGTTGACAGTCACAGCAATGATCTTGTTCAAAATATTACGCTCAGCATGGTTGACCTGCAGGACTACATTGACGAGTTGTTGGCTAACGAAACTCGCGATGCCACAGGGGCTGTGTGTAATGGGATCCGAAACCTCACCGACTCGGCTCTGCTGACGGTCAGCGACTTCTCTACGGCGTGCTCCAACCGGTATCAAGCACAACTCCAGCGGGCACTTCTTCAGGTGAACCGTCTGGCGGGCTGCCCGGAGATCACTCCGTTAGAAGACTTCTACTTGCTGTTGGATTCGCTGCTGACGTCGGTTCGCACGGATTCGGTGGCGATCACGGCTTCGCAGATCCTCGGCTGCAGCAATACTCTTGGAGCGTGCAGCTCAACG TACTTTTCCGTTTTTCCAGATCTCACTCAAGAGACGCACATTCAGCTGCAGTTGGTGCACAACGCGATCGTGTTCAAGATCCGAGCGTTGGCGCTGAGAATTGGAACGTGTGCGGAAGCTGTTACGGCGGACGTCCAGGAAATTGTGCAGCAGATTGTGTCGAGTTACGCCGCTTGTTTGGAAACGGGGAACTAG
- the LOC120415542 gene encoding metaxin-2-like — translation MSAITSEYLKNETIASQPWPQKAFLYQPYEEEQILLAENASCLAVRTYLTMLDLPFTVELRANSEFMSPGGKRTKLPVLRVENYTYAEFEHILSFVELKGHSLTAELAPEEKDDMRAHLCLVEQIFTNAEQYVSWVDKEVLEKVTRARNGSVYPFPLNYIQNWRKQLAVRRQLGVAEFLKLTQEEVTDRVDKLCQSLSYRLDDKPYFYGKKPTELDALVFGHLFSIFTMTLPNNVLAVTINKYRNLTQFCKNIEEKYFKRV, via the exons ATGAGTGCAATTACCAGCGAGTATTTGAAGAATGAAACCATTG CATCTCAACCGTGGCCCCAAAAAGCCTTCCTCTACCAACCGTACGAGGAGGAGCAGATCCTGCTCGCGGAAAACGCCAGCTGCCTCGCGGTCCGCACCTATCTAACCATGCTGGACCTGCCGTTCACCGTCGAACTGCGCGCCAACTCGGAATTTATGTCCCCAGGCGGCAAGCGCACCAAACTGCCGGTGCTGCGCGTCGAAAACTACACGTACGCCGAGTTCGAACACATCCTGAGCTTCGTCGAGCTGAAGGGCCACTCGCTGACGGCGGAGCTGGCGCCGGAGGAGAAGGACGACATGCGGGCGCACCTCTGCCTGGTGGAGCAGATCTTTACGAACGCGGAGCAGTATGTTAGCTGGGTCGATAAGGAGGTGCTGGAGAAGGTGACGCGGGCGCGGAATGGGTCGGTGTATCCGTTTCCGTTGAACTATATTCAGAACTGGCGCAAGCAGCTGGCCGTGAGGAGGCAGCTGGGGGTGGCGGAGTTTTTGAAGCTGACCCAGGAGGAGGTTACGGATCGGGTGGATAAGCTGTGCCAGTCGTTGAGCTATCGGCTGGATGATAAGCCGTACTTTTACGGGAAGAA ACCAACGGAACTGGACGCCCTGGTTTTCGGCCACCTGTTCAGCATTTTCACGATGACCTTGCCGAACAACGTGCTTGCCGTTACGATCAACAAGTATCGAAATTTGACGCAGTTCTGCAAGAACATTGAGGAGAAGTACTTCAAGCGCGTTTAA
- the LOC120415592 gene encoding uncharacterized protein LOC120415592 produces MGQAARVVLTLVTLFVGDLRADLGLAEVIPDLVQIVNEAIGEGLVPLLEANATIEVDLELDRSGALATVVSVTNIVNQTISGVFLAAQEAVVDSTSTPNVVFGRLYKADVMAEIGLQDAIEAAEALESVVKRSTSDAVLGNLTALQHQVKTLTAVYIEVGVAINTFQFTPNNTRNLSATVTPDLVDKVADVLWNISTSVTNLGSLFTEIVQDKNNATVYIVNINTTIDTSITTITSVVEDFTKSAKDASNQLLQPIQSVTSNIAESYADITTNPQDFNGGNITDLVLFLGVVGNANLVFGLNTTMNLNHLQANVNRTMAFATATAANALTSSIRYITNTTSTNEFTTFGPICSERYFHQLHQLAPKSSLLANCLKAEQPSLTIRYKLILSPLLAQLESKASSFGSSQIKTCLTAACTSTYFRAFLILAEEVVQELQAIDRMLAAETQSFSTRIAVCANATAADVVELAQQAVTGYNACLLEGRSGPVGINVVM; encoded by the coding sequence ATGGGTCAAGCGGCTAGGGTGGTTCTGACCTTGGTCACGCTGTTTGTTGGTGACCTCAGGGCAGATTTAGGGCTGGCTGAAGTCATTCCAGATCTTGTCCAGATCGTCAACGAAGCGATCGGAGAAGGTCTGGTGCCTTTGTTGGAGGCAAACGCTACGATCGAGGTGGATCTTGAGTTGGATCGAAGTGGAGCGTTGGCTACGGTAGTCAGCGTTACGAACATTGTGAACCAGACCATAAGTGGGGTATTCTTGGCGGCGCAAGAAGCAGTTGTGGACAGCACGAGTACCCCGAACGTCGTGTTTGGTAGACTGTACAAAGCCGATGTTATGGCCGAGATAGGATTGCAGGATGCGATTGAAGCCGCTGAGGCTTTGGAGTCAGTCGTGAAGCGATCTACGTCCGATGCAGTTCTTGGAAATCTGACCGCTCTACAACACCAGGTTAAGACCCTTACGGCAGTGTACATTGAGGTTGGAGTGGCGATCAATACCTTCCAGTTCACCCCAAACAATACTAGAAATCTTAGCGCTACAGTCACTCCGGATCTAGTGGACAAGGTAGCAGACGTCCTATGGAACATTTCTACAAGCGTCACAAACCTTGGCAGTTTGTTCACTGAAATAGTTCAAGATAAGAACAACGCAACGGTTTACATCGTCAACATCAATACAACGATCGATACCTCAATAACCACCATAACCAGTGTCGTAGAAGATTTCACCAAATCCGCCAAGGATGCCAGCAATCAGCTCTTACAACCAATCCAGTCCGTTACCTCAAACATCGCTGAATCATACGCCGACATCACCACAAACCCTCAAGACTTCAACGGCGGCAACATAACCGACCTTGTCCTATTCCTAGGAGTGGTTGGCAACGCCAACCTAGTATTCGGACTCAACACCACCATGAATCTCAACCACCTTCAAGCAAACGTCAACCGAACCATGGCCTTCGCAACCGCAACCGCCGCCAACGCCTTAACCAGCTCCATCCGATACATCACCAACACGACCTCCACCAACGAATTCACAACCTTCGGCCCCATCTGCTCCGAACGCTACTTCCATCAACTTCACCAACTCGCCCCAAAATCATCCCTCCTCGCCAACTGCCTCAAAGCGGAACAACCCTCACTAACCATCCGCTACAAGCTGATCCTGTCCCCGCTGCTAGCCCAGCTCGAATCGAAAGCCAGCTCCTTTGGGTCGTCCCAAATCAAGACCTGTCTCACCGCGGCATGCACCTCCACGTACTTCCGAGCATTTCTCATCCTCGCTGAGGAAGTGGTCCAGGAGCTGCAGGCGATCGACCGGATGTTAGCGGCGGAAACGCAAAGCTTCTCGACGCGCATCGCCGTCTGTGCAAACGCAACGGCGGCCGATGTGGTCGAGCTGGCGCAGCAGGCGGTGACTGGGTATAATGCGTGTTTGTTGGAGGGTAGATCGGGACCAGTTGGCATAAATGTTGTGATGTAA